From the Terriglobia bacterium genome, the window CCTCCGGCTCGCACTCGATCCTCTACGGCATCACGCAGGATCACGTGCGCCGGACGCGGGTGCTGCTTGCTACGGGCGAGGAAGCCGGCTTCGGGGAGTTGAGCCTGCAGGAGTGGGAGCGGAGGGCCGCGCTCGACACCTATGAGGGCCGGATCTACCGTTCGGTCAGCCGCCTTGTGGCAGAAAACCGCGATGAGATCCTCGCCCGGTATCCAAAGATCATGCGGCGGGTCGGAGGCTATAACCTGGACAGCGTTCTGGACGCCCGCGGCGGCAACCTCAGCCGGCTGATCGTCGGCAGCGAAGGTACGCTGGCCACCTGCACCGAGACCGTTCTGAACCTGACGCGTGAGCCGCGCGCCAAGGGACTGGACATCGTTCATTTTTCCGATCTCATTGCCGCCCTGGAGGCGCTCGACGAGATTCTGGCGCTGCAACCCTCCGCGGTGGAGCTGATTGACAAGATGCTGCTCGACTTGACGCGCCTGCAGCCGGCCTTCGCCCGAAAAATGACTTTTGTCCAAGGAAATCCGGACGCGATCCTGATCGTGGAGTTCTTCGGGGAAACCGACGAGGAAGTAGAGTCGAAGTTCGCCCGACTCGAGCAACGGCTTCGAACCTCGGGCAGGGGCACGATGTTTATCCGCTCGCTCCACCCCGACGATCAGGCCAACGTCTGGGCGATCCGCAAAGCCGGGCTCGGCCTGCTTTCCAGCATGCGCGGAGACGCCAAACCGATATCCTTCGTCGAAGACACGGCGGTGGCGCCGGAGCTCCTGAGCGAGTATGTGCGTCGCTTCCGGCAGATCCTGCAACGTTTCGATGCGCGTGCCGGCTACTATGGTCACGCCTCGGTGGGCTGCCTGCATATTAAGCCGATCATCAATTTGAAGGAAACAGCCGGCGTCAGGAAAATGCTGGACATTTCAGCGGCGGTGAAGGACCTCGTGGTCGAGTTCAAGGGGGCGATGAGCGCCGAGCATGGCGACGGCATTGCCCGCAGCCAGTGGAACCGGGAGTTGTTCGGCGAGCGCCTCTACGCCGCATTCCGCCAATTGAAGGAAGCGTTCGATCCTGCCGGCATCATGAACCCCGGCAAGATCGTCGATGCTCCCCCCATGACCAGTCATCTGCGCTATGGGCCTCCGTACGCCGCAGTCAAAGTCGGCACGCACCTCGATTTCTCCCGCGACGGCGGCCTGGTCCGCGCCGTCGAACAGTGCAATGGCATGGGCGTTTGCCGGAAACTGGACACCGGGACCATGTGCCCATCGTACATGGCGACGCTCGAGGAGGAACACTCCACGCGCGGTCGCGCCAATGCCTTGCGCGCAGCGCTTTCGGGCATCCTCCCCTTCGAGGAATATGCCGGCGACAGGATTGCTGAGGCTCTGGATCTTTGCCTGGCATGCAAAGCGTGCAAGACCGAGTGCCCCGCAAACGTCGACATGGCGAAGCTCAAATACGAGTTTCTGGCCGGCTACAACAGAAGTCATGGGATCGCGCTGCGTTCGTTGCTGTTCGGGAATATTGCCGTGCTGAGCCGCCTGGGATCGGCGACGGCCCCCCTGTCGAACTGGCTGATGCGTGCGCCCATCGTGCGCCGGACCGCGCAGCGTCTCATGGGCATCCATCCCGAGCGCCGGGTGCCGCCGTTCGTGCGGCGGACATTCCGTCGCTGGCTGCGCAGGCATCCGCCCCGAGTACCGGCGCAGGGAGCTCCCAAGGTTGTCCTTTTCAACGACACCTTCACCAACTACAATGAGCCCTGGATCGGCATTGCCGCGCTGCAGGTACTGGAGAGCGCCGGTGCTCAGGTGTTGGTTCCCGAGGTCTCATGTTGCGGCAGGCCCATGATTTCCAAGGGATTGCTGAACGAGGCGAAGGATAACGCGCGCGCGAATGTCGCCGTGCTGGCGCCTTTCATCGAGTCGGGCGCATTCGTTGTAGGATGTGAACCGAGCTGCATTCTAACCTTGCGCGACGAATACCCGGATCTCCTGGGAACGCCCGAGGCGCAGAAGCTGGCCGGGAGAACCTTGTCGCTCGAGGAATATTTGTGCGGCCGTATGGATGCCGGGGAGTGGCGGCCGCAATTTTCGGCTGCGCCGCGTACGGTGCTGCTGCATGGCCATTGTCATCAGAAGAGCCTCGTGGGATCGGGCCCTTCTCTGCGCCTGCTGAAGGCGCCGCCGGGATTTGCTGCCGAGGAAGTCGATTCCGGCTGCTGCGGCATGGCCGGAGCCTTTGGTTACGAAAAAGAGCATTACCAAATATCGCTGCAGATCGGCGAGATGCGGCTTTTTCCCGCAATCCGGCGCTCGCCTGCTGATGCTCTGATTGTGGCATCCGGCACTTCCTGCCGTCAGCAGATTCTGCATGCGACCGGGCGCAAAGCGCTGCATCTTGCAGAGGCCTTGGCGCGCGCCCTTGTTTTGGGTGAATCTGGCGGCTAGCATGAATGCATCTCGAGATCCGATGCCTGGAGAAAAAGCGAAAATGCACATACCCTCACGGATTAAAAACCGCATGTTTCAGAAGGGCATGCGGATGCACATCCCCAGTCGCCTCCTGATTTCGCTCGCCTTCCTCGGATTGCTCTTCCAGCCTGGATGTCTGTTCCGAAAGCATAAACCTCCCGCGGCGCCCAACCTCCCTGCTCCTGTGCGCATCGCCATGCTTCCGATGAATGTCCCCCAAGGGAATACCGACCTGCGCTGGGTCGCAATCGCCACGATCGTGCTGCTGGAAGAAGTTGCCATGGCCGCTCCCGACCTGGAACCTTTGCCCATCTGGGAATCAATGCCGTCGGCATGCCAAAGTCTGGGGGATTCGCGCACCGTCACCACCGACATCGCGGAACTGACCGCCGCACGGCTGTCGGCTCGCTGGACAGCTCAAGGTGACCTTCTGGCCTCCAGCAACGTGCTCACATTACGACTGGATTTCATCCCGGCGAAGCCGTCGCTGGTTCCCTTCCGCTTTGAGAAGCAGAGCTCCATCGACGAGCTGACGTCCCGCTTCCATGAGGCCTATGACCAGTTTCTCCGCTATTTGATTGTGAGGCCCCTCGACGAAGACAAGATCAAGCCGTTTGATGCGAAAAAACTGAAAGAGCTCGCCGATGCGATCGATGTCGAATATGGCTGGTTCGTGACGGCAAAGCCCGGCGCGGCCGGCAGGATCGTCGAGGACCTGGCGCGCTCGAATCCCGGTTTGGCGCGCCTCCTGTTCAGCCCGACCCTGTACCCCGTCCTGGGAAAGTAAGCCGCAGGGTGATTTTCGGATATTCTCAGATTTCGGTGAGCGCCGGACTGGAGCGCATCGGGCGGTCGATGCGGCACAATGGCGAAATCTCGTCCCGCCGCTCAACGGTCAGGGCCGTGAGCCAGCGCGCCGCCAGGAAAGCGTAGCCAAACCCATGGCCGGTATATCCGCCTGCCACATAGAGCCCATCCTCGCCCGGAATCCCACCCACGATGGGGAGGCCGTCGGGCGTGAAGGCCATGACTCCTGACCACCGGTGCGTCACTGGAGCATGATCCAGGCCCGGGAAATGCGCGCGCACGAACCTCTGCAACGCGGACTGAATGACGTCGCTGACACTATCCTGATAACCCTCCTCAGCGGAGCTTCCGAGGCGCCGGAATCCGCCGAAGATACCGTGTTCGCCTGCCCGCCGCCAGTACTCCGCTCCATAGTTGGCGATGCAGGCGATGTCGGGGAGAACCGCGCTTGGAGCGGCAAGCGCGCAGCATTGTCCGCGCACCGGTTTGACAGTAACTCTACCGTAAATCTGCGGCAGCCAGGCATTGCAGGCAAGAAACAGGAGCGGTGCGGAAAGGGAGCCGTGGGGCGAGCGCACAATCCAGCCGGTGCCCGCCCTGTCGACGCTCCGGATGGGGCTCCTCTCCAGGATGCGCCCTCCGGCCTTCTCGGCCTGGCGCGCAAGGCCGCGAATGAGGCGTACCGGATCGACAACGCCGTCCAGCGGGTTATGAATTCCGCCGCAGAAACCGCGACCGCCCAGGGCGCGATTCATGTCCGCCGCCTCCAGGAAGGCGCACTCGAAGCCGTCTTCCCGCAGAAGCAGGCTGCTGCGGCGCAACTCCTCTTCTTCCTCGCTATCGATCCCGACGGCGTAACTGCCACTGCGACGGTAGCCGCACTCGATGCCGTGGCGGTCTGCCAGTGAGGCGAGAATGCCGTGATTCTCGAGATGCAGGCGCATGATCGCGGCCGCCTGGTTCCGTCCCCAGAATGCCACGCTGCGCGCGTAGTGCTCGCCGAGGCCGCTCACCAGAAGACCCAGGTTGCGCCCCGTTGCCCCGCCGGCCACGGTCTCGCCTTCTACCACCACGGTCTCGAGCCGCTGCTCCGCAAGGAAGTACGCCAGCCCGATGCCGGTCATACCCGCCCCCAGGATCACTGCATCTGCAGTTTGATTCCCTTCAAGGCGCGGGCGCGGCACGTGCCGGGTGTCGAGCCACAGGGAGAGCGTCATCCCATCTCCGCCCACTTTCCCTTGCCTTCCCAGACCCTGACAGCAAAAGGCAGGTGCAGGTGCTCGCCGAGCTTGCGATGAATCATCTCACAAATATTTTCGACCGAGGGATATTCGAGGAAATCGTTGAATGATCTGTGGTCATAAAGGCTGATGGCTTCGCGCAGCAGCCCCTTGAGGTCACCGAAGTCGATGATCATCCCCGTCTTGTTCTCCCCCTCGATGGTCACTTCAATCCTGTAAGTGTGGCCGTGCAAGGTGCCGCATTTTTTATGCCCGGGCAGATAGTGTGCGCAATCAATGTACTCAATGACACCCAGTTTCATGACCCCTCCTCATGCCATCAATCTTATCATTTTGGATTTTGGATCGCGGATCGATATGAATGCCGGCAAGGATCAACTCCAAAATTCAATATTCAATCGAGTCCGGCGGCGGCGAATGCTTCTGCGCGCTCCAGGCAGGATGCGCAGGCGCCGCAAGGACAGTCGGCATTGAAGTAACAGCTCCAGGTCAACTCGAAAGGGACACGGAGTTCGGAGCCCAACCGCACGACTTCGGCCTTTCCCATATCGATAAGCGGAAGGATGATCTCCGTCTGCACCTCAGAGTGGCTCCAGATCGCGATCTTGAAGATCTGATTGAGCTGTTCCCAAAAGGGTTTTCCTGCATCGGGAAAGCTCTCGCAGTCGGTTCGGTTATGGCCGCCGACGATGTGACGCGCGCCGAGAATTTCGGCATGGTAGCCGGACAGGGAATAAAAGATCAGGTTGCGGAGTGGGATATATCCCTGGGGAGCGCGCGCCAATGCGGGATTCGCCAGTTCTGGAGCGGGAATATCGCTGATCTCGCGGATGAACTGGATGGGCGCCACAATCCGATTGGATATGCCCGCATGCGTGCACAGATCCCGGCACGATCTGCGCTCTCGTTCAGGGCGCTCGTAATATTCGAACTCGAGCGCGAAAATGTCCCAGTTCTGAGATCGAGCCCAGTACAAAGCTACGGCCGAATCCACCCCCCCCGATAGCAGGACAATAGCTCGCAATGACCACCTCCGAAAGCTCATCGCAGTGGACGCGGAGGGCAGCAAAGGATGCCAGGTACTTCCCCCTCCAGCCGGAAATCTCGGCGCTCTCAGCTCCCCTCCGCGCCCCCTGCGTTGATCTTGTGCTTTTCACTCCTATTTTCGAGAGTATCAAGCACGCCCTGTAATTTCGATCTCACGTTGACATTATCGCTTGTGTTTGCTAGATTTCGCAATTGGTCGGTGGACCGTTTTTGTATAGCTCGCATTACTTCCCGCCTCGCCCGGTCCCAGCTTTTCCACGGGAAATCCCGGAACAGAGATCCGAGGCCGGACTGCTGCGAAAGTGGCGGAATTGGCAGACGCGCTGGATTTAGGATCCAGTCCCGCAAGGGGTGGGGGTTCAACTCCCCCCTTTCGCACCATGTGTGCCCGTGAGAACTGTTTCGAACTGCCGGAGCAGCATCCGGGGCATTAGAAGAGGAACCATACACCTTTGAGTTTAGAAATTGTCGACGTAAGCAGCTGCAAAAAGAGTCTGGTGGCCGAAGTGCCGGCGGAACAGGTTGAGGAAGAAATCGGCAAGCTGGCCCGAAAGTACGCCCAGCAGGCCAAAGTACCCGGATTTCGTCCCGGCAAAGTGCCGTTGAACATCATCAGGCAGCGGTTTAACGCGGACCTGCGCAGCGACGTGACCCAGGAGATCATCAGCCGGACATGGAAGCAGGCCGTCGCGGAGCGCAGTCTCCAGCCTCTGGCGGAACCCGTGGTCGAAAAGGTGGACGCCGAGGCCGGCCAGCCGCTGAAGTTCGTGGTGTCCTTCGAGGTCATGCCTGAGGTAAAAGTTACTGATTACAAAGGTGTTAGCATAACAACAGCCCCGGCGGCGGTTCATGATGCCGATGTCGCCGCAGCCCTGGAAAGCCTCAGGAATGAGCATGCTCAGTTTGTTCCGGTGGAGAACGCCGAAGTTCATGACGGTCACTACCTTACCGTCACCCTCGATGGTGAGTTCGAGGGAGGGGGAAAGCCCATTCATGAAGAGGACGTAAACTTGATTGTCGGCGCTCCCCAGACCAATCGCGAGTTCTCAGCGAGCCTGCAGGGCGCCCGGGTTGACGAAGTGCGGTCTTTCGACGTGGCCTATCCAGAGGACTATCGCCAGAAACGACTGGCCGGCAAACGGGTGCATTATCAGGTTAAAATCAAGGATATAAAGGAGAAACAGGTCGCGGAACTCAACGACGACTTCGCGCGCGATGTCGGGTCTGCGAGCCTGGAGGAGCTGCGCAGCCGGACCCGGGATGAATTGGTAACGAAGGCCAAACAAGCTGCCGAAGAGAAGGCAAGAGAAACGGTCTTGGATCAGATTGTCCAACGCCTCTCCTTTGACATCCCGGAAAGTCTTGTGCGGGAGGAGCTGGAGGACAATGCCCGGAGGATTGCGGCCAATCTGGCACGTCAGGGCATCGATGTAAGCAAGACTTCCATCGATTGGAAGAAGGTTTTCGACGAAGAAAGGCCTTTCGCCGAGAAATCGGTTCGTCACCGGATGGTGCTGGATGCCATTGCTCGCCAGGAGCAAATCGAGGTAACTGAGCAGGAGGTCGACGCCGAGTTCCAGAAGATGGCGGAAAGGGGCGGCAAATCGGCTGCAGCGATGCGGGCCCAGTTCGAAAAGGATCAACGCCTGCAGGCATTTAGGATGTATTTGCTGCAAAACAAGGCGCTTGATTTCATCTATCGCAATGCTAATATTAGCGAGGGGTGAGGCTTGGCACTTATACCCATGGTCGTGGAGCAAACCAATCGGGGCGAGCGTGCCTACGATATCTACTCCCGCCTGCTCAAAGACAATATAGTATTCCTGGGCACGCCAATCGACGACAACGTCGCCAACGTTGTCACGGCACAGTTGCTGTTCCTCGAAGCCGAAGACCCAACCAAGGACATATCGCTCTACATCAACTCTCCGGGCGGTTCGATTTCGGCAGGAATGGCAATCTATGACACAATGCAGTTTATCCGGCCGGATGTAACCACCATCTGCGTCGGCCAGGCGGCCAGC encodes:
- a CDS encoding FAD-binding protein, whose product is MQEFAAELRPDFSGEIRTDRFSRLLYSTDASIYQIEPLAVLVPRGHDDVAAAVSLAARHRLPLLPRGSGTSLAGQTVGSAVVIDFSKYMNRILDANFEERSVRVEPGVILDQLNAFLQKSGWRYPPDVATSNRATIGGMIGNNSSGSHSILYGITQDHVRRTRVLLATGEEAGFGELSLQEWERRAALDTYEGRIYRSVSRLVAENRDEILARYPKIMRRVGGYNLDSVLDARGGNLSRLIVGSEGTLATCTETVLNLTREPRAKGLDIVHFSDLIAALEALDEILALQPSAVELIDKMLLDLTRLQPAFARKMTFVQGNPDAILIVEFFGETDEEVESKFARLEQRLRTSGRGTMFIRSLHPDDQANVWAIRKAGLGLLSSMRGDAKPISFVEDTAVAPELLSEYVRRFRQILQRFDARAGYYGHASVGCLHIKPIINLKETAGVRKMLDISAAVKDLVVEFKGAMSAEHGDGIARSQWNRELFGERLYAAFRQLKEAFDPAGIMNPGKIVDAPPMTSHLRYGPPYAAVKVGTHLDFSRDGGLVRAVEQCNGMGVCRKLDTGTMCPSYMATLEEEHSTRGRANALRAALSGILPFEEYAGDRIAEALDLCLACKACKTECPANVDMAKLKYEFLAGYNRSHGIALRSLLFGNIAVLSRLGSATAPLSNWLMRAPIVRRTAQRLMGIHPERRVPPFVRRTFRRWLRRHPPRVPAQGAPKVVLFNDTFTNYNEPWIGIAALQVLESAGAQVLVPEVSCCGRPMISKGLLNEAKDNARANVAVLAPFIESGAFVVGCEPSCILTLRDEYPDLLGTPEAQKLAGRTLSLEEYLCGRMDAGEWRPQFSAAPRTVLLHGHCHQKSLVGSGPSLRLLKAPPGFAAEEVDSGCCGMAGAFGYEKEHYQISLQIGEMRLFPAIRRSPADALIVASGTSCRQQILHATGRKALHLAEALARALVLGESGG
- a CDS encoding FAD-binding oxidoreductase, with the protein product MTLSLWLDTRHVPRPRLEGNQTADAVILGAGMTGIGLAYFLAEQRLETVVVEGETVAGGATGRNLGLLVSGLGEHYARSVAFWGRNQAAAIMRLHLENHGILASLADRHGIECGYRRSGSYAVGIDSEEEEELRRSSLLLREDGFECAFLEAADMNRALGGRGFCGGIHNPLDGVVDPVRLIRGLARQAEKAGGRILERSPIRSVDRAGTGWIVRSPHGSLSAPLLFLACNAWLPQIYGRVTVKPVRGQCCALAAPSAVLPDIACIANYGAEYWRRAGEHGIFGGFRRLGSSAEEGYQDSVSDVIQSALQRFVRAHFPGLDHAPVTHRWSGVMAFTPDGLPIVGGIPGEDGLYVAGGYTGHGFGYAFLAARWLTALTVERRDEISPLCRIDRPMRSSPALTEI
- a CDS encoding 6-carboxytetrahydropterin synthase; this translates as MKLGVIEYIDCAHYLPGHKKCGTLHGHTYRIEVTIEGENKTGMIIDFGDLKGLLREAISLYDHRSFNDFLEYPSVENICEMIHRKLGEHLHLPFAVRVWEGKGKWAEMG
- a CDS encoding 7-cyano-7-deazaguanine synthase — encoded protein: MRAIVLLSGGVDSAVALYWARSQNWDIFALEFEYYERPERERRSCRDLCTHAGISNRIVAPIQFIREISDIPAPELANPALARAPQGYIPLRNLIFYSLSGYHAEILGARHIVGGHNRTDCESFPDAGKPFWEQLNQIFKIAIWSHSEVQTEIILPLIDMGKAEVVRLGSELRVPFELTWSCYFNADCPCGACASCLERAEAFAAAGLD
- the tig gene encoding trigger factor, producing MSLEIVDVSSCKKSLVAEVPAEQVEEEIGKLARKYAQQAKVPGFRPGKVPLNIIRQRFNADLRSDVTQEIISRTWKQAVAERSLQPLAEPVVEKVDAEAGQPLKFVVSFEVMPEVKVTDYKGVSITTAPAAVHDADVAAALESLRNEHAQFVPVENAEVHDGHYLTVTLDGEFEGGGKPIHEEDVNLIVGAPQTNREFSASLQGARVDEVRSFDVAYPEDYRQKRLAGKRVHYQVKIKDIKEKQVAELNDDFARDVGSASLEELRSRTRDELVTKAKQAAEEKARETVLDQIVQRLSFDIPESLVREELEDNARRIAANLARQGIDVSKTSIDWKKVFDEERPFAEKSVRHRMVLDAIARQEQIEVTEQEVDAEFQKMAERGGKSAAAMRAQFEKDQRLQAFRMYLLQNKALDFIYRNANISEG